One region of Longimicrobiaceae bacterium genomic DNA includes:
- the bshA gene encoding N-acetyl-alpha-D-glucosaminyl L-malate synthase BshA has translation MKIGITCYPTYGGSGAIATELGIELAQRGHEIHFISYAQPFRLPHFMERVFFHEVDDARYPLFEYSPYPLTLAVMMHEVAIREELDLLHVHYAIPHATSAWIAKEMLGDGHGLRIITTLHGTDITLVGQDRSYWPITRFSIAKSDGITAVSDYLKQETVDHFQVPPDGVEVIPNFVDAALYDRDRYPCRKQALLLPGERLIMHVSNFRKVKRVGDVVKTFAAIHAEVPSRLVLVGDGPERPDAVAEAEALGVADRVVFLGKQDSVAELMACADLLLLPSQTESFGLVALEAMAAGVPVVATAVGGLPEVVEDGVTGFLRPVGATDEMADAAVGLLRDGARWEEFSRAAAALARERFGADVIVPRYERYYERVLRGGAEALPLARAGGA, from the coding sequence GTGAAGATCGGAATCACCTGCTACCCGACGTACGGCGGCTCGGGGGCCATCGCGACGGAGCTGGGGATCGAGCTAGCCCAGCGCGGCCACGAGATCCACTTCATCTCGTACGCGCAGCCCTTCCGGCTCCCGCACTTCATGGAGCGCGTGTTCTTCCACGAGGTGGACGACGCGCGCTACCCGCTCTTCGAGTACTCGCCCTACCCGCTGACGCTGGCGGTGATGATGCACGAGGTGGCGATCCGCGAGGAGCTGGACCTGCTGCACGTGCACTACGCCATCCCCCACGCGACCTCGGCGTGGATCGCCAAGGAGATGCTCGGCGACGGGCACGGGCTCAGGATCATCACCACCCTGCACGGCACCGACATCACCCTGGTGGGGCAGGACCGCTCGTACTGGCCCATCACCCGCTTCTCCATCGCCAAGTCGGACGGGATCACGGCGGTCTCGGACTACCTCAAGCAGGAGACGGTGGACCACTTCCAGGTGCCGCCGGACGGCGTCGAGGTCATCCCCAACTTCGTGGACGCCGCGCTGTACGACCGCGACCGCTACCCCTGCCGCAAGCAGGCGCTGCTGCTACCGGGGGAGAGGCTGATCATGCACGTCTCCAATTTCCGCAAGGTGAAGCGGGTCGGGGACGTGGTGAAGACCTTCGCGGCCATTCATGCGGAGGTGCCCTCCCGGCTCGTCCTGGTGGGCGACGGACCGGAGCGCCCGGACGCGGTGGCAGAGGCGGAGGCGCTGGGCGTCGCGGACCGGGTGGTCTTCCTGGGGAAGCAGGACTCCGTGGCGGAGCTGATGGCGTGCGCGGACCTGCTCCTCCTCCCGTCCCAGACGGAGTCGTTCGGGCTGGTGGCGCTGGAGGCCATGGCCGCGGGGGTCCCCGTGGTGGCCACGGCGGTCGGCGGGCTCCCGGAGGTGGTGGAGGACGGCGTGACCGGCTTCCTGCGCCCCGTGGGGGCGACGGACGAGATGGCCGATGCCGCGGTCGGGCTCCTGCGCGACGGGGCGCGCTGGGAGGAGTTCTCGCGGGCGGCGGCGGCGCTGGCGCGGGAGCGCTTCGGCGCGGACGTCATCGTCCCGCGCTACGAGCGCTACTACGAGCGGGTGCTGCGCGGCGGCGCCGAAGCGCTCCCCCTGGCGCGGGCGGGCGGCGCATGA
- the nadC gene encoding carboxylating nicotinate-nucleotide diphosphorylase has product MTLPEEVRALLELALAEDVGTGDRTTLWTFPAGTRGEAAIVAKAPGVIAGMDVCVAVFHAVDPALQVEPAVGDGAAVEPGDVVLRARGSAASLLTAERTALNFLQQLSGVATETRRYVRAVEGTGARVIDTRKTTPGMRRLEKDAVRAGGGANHRFGLHDMVLIKDNHVAAAGGIPAAVAAVRARNLERLSVEVETTTPEEVEEALAAGVDRIMFDNMPVPLLARMVERVHGAGPGRPETEASGGITLETISAVAETGVDFISVGALTHSAPALDLSLRLRQLP; this is encoded by the coding sequence ATGACGCTCCCGGAGGAGGTGCGCGCGCTCCTGGAGCTGGCGCTGGCGGAGGACGTGGGCACCGGCGACCGGACCACCCTCTGGACCTTTCCCGCGGGGACTCGGGGCGAGGCCGCCATCGTCGCCAAGGCGCCCGGGGTGATCGCGGGGATGGACGTGTGCGTGGCCGTCTTCCACGCGGTGGACCCGGCGCTGCAGGTAGAGCCCGCGGTGGGGGACGGGGCGGCCGTGGAGCCCGGCGACGTCGTGCTGCGGGCGCGCGGGTCGGCGGCGTCGCTGCTGACCGCGGAGCGCACTGCGCTCAACTTCCTCCAGCAGCTCTCCGGAGTCGCCACGGAAACGCGGCGGTACGTGCGCGCGGTGGAAGGGACCGGCGCACGGGTCATCGACACGCGCAAGACCACGCCGGGGATGCGGCGGCTGGAAAAGGACGCGGTGCGCGCGGGGGGCGGCGCGAACCACCGCTTCGGGCTCCACGACATGGTGCTGATCAAAGACAACCACGTCGCTGCGGCCGGGGGGATCCCCGCGGCGGTGGCGGCGGTCCGGGCGCGCAACCTGGAGCGGCTCAGTGTGGAGGTGGAGACCACCACGCCGGAGGAGGTGGAGGAGGCGCTGGCCGCCGGGGTGGACCGGATCATGTTCGACAACATGCCGGTGCCGCTCCTGGCGCGGATGGTGGAGCGGGTGCACGGCGCCGGGCCGGGGCGCCCGGAGACGGAGGCCTCCGGCGGGATCACGCTGGAGACGATCAGCGCGGTGGCGGAGACGGGGGTGGACTTCATCTCGGTGGGGGCGCTGACGCACTCCGCCCCGGCTCTGGACCTGTCGCTCCGGCTCCGGCAGCTCCCGTGA